From a single Vibrio sp. BS-M-Sm-2 genomic region:
- a CDS encoding glycerophosphodiester phosphodiesterase family protein — protein sequence MILKGIRVLISIFCLVLICFWVVFFIGPSMSVVIDVWRGNVKAYPNTHNNISNIIVNSGSLIAHAGGGIDGLKYTNSLEAVEKSIENGFKMIELDLLVSSDGKIVAVHDWNSFHLMTNSNKNGPIASEEFELKTINDNYHTLNISEAIEILSENEVILVTDKIENLELLSKSIIDKDKSIVEVFSLKKYNEAIKLGFNNVALNIDLNTPLIIDWIELNKIRTVTYRGDNLSSLGNEYKKAITLSNMGISAMIYSSNDLDLDTIKAYGIVNFAIYVDFVLPSDEL from the coding sequence ATGATACTTAAAGGAATCAGAGTCTTAATATCAATATTTTGTCTAGTTCTCATATGTTTTTGGGTAGTTTTTTTTATAGGCCCTTCGATGAGTGTAGTCATTGATGTATGGAGAGGCAACGTAAAGGCATATCCAAATACGCACAATAATATCTCCAATATTATCGTTAATTCAGGCAGTTTGATTGCACATGCCGGCGGGGGAATCGATGGTTTAAAATATACAAACTCCTTAGAGGCTGTAGAGAAGTCGATAGAAAATGGTTTTAAGATGATAGAGCTAGATCTTCTTGTATCGTCGGATGGAAAGATCGTCGCTGTTCATGACTGGAACTCTTTCCATTTGATGACAAATTCTAATAAAAATGGTCCTATTGCTTCAGAAGAGTTTGAGTTAAAAACAATTAACGATAATTATCACACTTTAAATATTTCAGAGGCGATTGAAATTTTAAGTGAGAATGAGGTTATATTAGTTACGGACAAAATAGAAAACCTTGAACTATTATCAAAAAGTATAATTGATAAAGACAAATCTATTGTCGAAGTTTTTAGTTTGAAAAAATATAATGAAGCAATAAAGTTAGGGTTCAATAACGTTGCATTAAATATAGATTTAAATACGCCGCTTATTATTGATTGGATTGAATTGAATAAAATAAGAACTGTGACTTATCGAGGTGATAACCTCAGTTCGCTTGGGAATGAATATAAAAAGGCTATTACACTGAGTAATATGGGGATCTCAGCGATGATATATTCAAGTAATGATTTGGATTTGGACACTATCAAAGCGTATGGGATCGTTAATTTCGCGATATATGTCGATTTTGTTCTTCCATCAGATGAACTCTAA
- a CDS encoding sulfatase-like hydrolase/transferase, whose protein sequence is MTTLIEGPIKKTTQKHMRTRQNIDIKTLIPLSIMTFYLLRTGADDNVWFTLSILSLNMLFIATIIAFVGNRFVFLLLTVIMTFDFYLRLNSLSLDLGVLGSVLESNRGEALEHIKIISIITHVKITIFSILLFLSFNITLGKVGKSFSLIMLILFSSILITKFYSLHDNKKTTYLNEEYLKTIHHEVWFSFLGLITVIKPISLYYELSLIEGGKSIISSKWENVHTNKILKDIYIVNIGESVIKNYYPSYNEENGKIKGAEIFNGVISPSVVTYFSVPRILSKSLDVNRHDKGLNVIDLANDAGMKTYWISNQAKIGQYETQVSAIASRAHYQYYKNTSYDKAEPDNILLPEVIKAIREETNKPKVIFIHTMGSHYDFCKRFDEEISLKPSDNKYLECYSKSVAYGVAFIEKLRDLLTMHDKTYKIIYFSDHGLTSVNVPPYLIHGTGSHFSRQAVEVPFIAMSNDPQETKIHSVKYNLRDFSDTFAQWIGISSEQTEQNKSIFNTKYTGKEYDSVLTSEFKIRKID, encoded by the coding sequence ATGACTACACTCATCGAAGGGCCTATAAAAAAAACTACCCAAAAACATATGAGAACTAGACAAAATATTGATATTAAGACTCTGATTCCTTTAAGTATCATGACATTTTACCTGTTGAGAACTGGGGCTGATGATAATGTATGGTTTACCCTGTCAATATTGAGTTTAAACATGTTATTTATAGCAACTATAATAGCATTTGTCGGTAATAGATTTGTATTTCTTCTTCTCACGGTAATAATGACTTTCGACTTCTACTTAAGGTTAAACTCTCTCAGCTTAGATTTAGGTGTCTTAGGTTCGGTTTTAGAGTCTAATCGAGGTGAAGCACTTGAACATATAAAAATCATTAGCATCATAACACATGTAAAGATTACTATATTTTCCATTCTACTTTTTTTATCATTTAACATTACCTTAGGAAAGGTTGGTAAGTCATTTTCATTAATTATGTTAATATTATTTTCCAGCATATTAATCACAAAATTTTATAGCTTACATGATAATAAAAAGACGACATACCTCAATGAAGAATACTTAAAAACAATCCATCATGAAGTGTGGTTTAGTTTTTTAGGACTAATTACAGTTATTAAACCTATTTCTTTATATTATGAACTATCTCTTATCGAAGGAGGAAAATCAATAATCTCTTCAAAATGGGAGAACGTCCATACAAATAAGATATTAAAGGATATTTATATCGTAAATATCGGTGAATCTGTGATTAAAAATTATTACCCATCGTATAACGAAGAGAATGGAAAGATAAAAGGAGCAGAAATATTTAATGGTGTTATTTCCCCATCCGTTGTTACATATTTTTCAGTTCCTCGAATATTATCAAAGAGCCTAGATGTAAACAGGCATGATAAAGGCTTAAATGTGATAGATCTTGCTAATGATGCTGGAATGAAAACTTATTGGATATCAAATCAAGCTAAGATCGGGCAATACGAGACACAGGTATCCGCAATCGCGAGTAGGGCTCATTACCAATATTATAAAAATACGTCTTATGATAAAGCTGAACCCGATAATATTCTCCTACCAGAAGTGATCAAAGCGATTCGTGAAGAAACTAATAAACCGAAAGTCATTTTCATTCATACCATGGGGTCACACTATGACTTTTGTAAGAGATTTGATGAGGAGATTTCACTAAAACCTTCAGATAACAAATACCTAGAATGCTATTCAAAATCAGTGGCTTATGGCGTGGCTTTTATAGAGAAGCTTAGAGACTTACTCACGATGCATGATAAAACATATAAAATCATTTATTTTTCGGATCATGGCCTAACGTCTGTAAACGTTCCACCGTATCTAATTCACGGTACTGGCTCACATTTTTCTAGGCAGGCAGTAGAAGTACCTTTCATAGCAATGAGTAATGACCCACAAGAAACGAAAATACATTCGGTCAAATACAATCTGAGAGACTTTTCAGACACATTTGCACAATGGATAGGAATATCTTCAGAACAGACAGAGCAAAACAAAAGTATCTTCAATACCAAGTACACAGGAAAAGAGTACGACTCAGTGCTAACAAGTGAGTTTAAGATAAGAAAAATCGACTAA
- a CDS encoding DUF3087 family protein — MKLQKINKEEYRKKMNLLLVSLVGSLAVFAIVFGTILIDLFGTGQSIAGESTGNFHLNVLGVILSVALNAFIASRVKGHDYFKEALYVWNLKQIHNQIYRKLKRIQPKAEQGDRDALSILYFYYTTQKQVYDLDNNTLTIKTVQQSLDNILELSEKWSIELDIEAFSKDLIAEF, encoded by the coding sequence ATGAAGTTACAGAAGATCAATAAAGAAGAATACAGAAAGAAGATGAACCTGTTATTGGTTTCGTTGGTTGGTTCACTTGCCGTGTTCGCCATTGTATTCGGAACCATACTGATTGACCTATTCGGTACAGGACAATCAATCGCAGGCGAATCGACAGGTAATTTCCACTTGAATGTATTAGGTGTGATCTTATCAGTCGCATTGAATGCATTTATCGCGAGTCGTGTAAAAGGGCATGATTACTTCAAAGAAGCACTTTATGTGTGGAACCTTAAACAAATCCATAATCAAATCTATCGCAAGCTCAAGCGTATTCAACCCAAAGCTGAGCAAGGCGACCGAGATGCGCTGAGTATCCTTTACTTCTATTACACCACGCAAAAACAGGTATACGACCTAGACAACAACACATTGACGATAAAAACAGTTCAGCAATCGCTAGATAACATCCTAGAACTGAGTGAGAAATGGAGTATTGAGCTAGATATAGAGGCTTTTTCGAAAGATCTAATCGCAGAGTTTTAA
- the trmY gene encoding tRNA (pseudouridine(54)-N(1))-methyltransferase TrmY, giving the protein MRSFVLRARAAPTESKLILEGVGQDAHTEILAHTLMNTIFVAQSHRENVTVHLVLESTKDFSRTITFDSNEITNIGGFHESALLSAVVRAVDASQGMTKEQTRQVEPGITVRTMSFEKLVKELAEDHQLYMMDKKGDFIRDAEIAENPCFLLTDHIPMPKKSYNSLKRLGTEKISLGPNMLFASQCVVLINNELDLRGF; this is encoded by the coding sequence ATGCGTTCATTTGTATTACGCGCTCGCGCAGCCCCTACAGAGAGCAAACTTATCTTAGAAGGTGTTGGGCAAGATGCTCATACTGAGATTCTGGCTCATACTCTGATGAACACGATCTTCGTTGCTCAATCTCACCGTGAGAATGTCACCGTGCACCTTGTACTAGAAAGCACTAAAGACTTTTCACGTACGATTACATTCGATTCAAATGAGATCACCAACATTGGTGGCTTCCACGAGTCTGCATTGTTATCAGCGGTAGTAAGAGCAGTTGACGCTTCTCAAGGTATGACTAAAGAGCAGACGCGTCAGGTTGAACCGGGCATCACTGTTCGTACTATGAGTTTTGAAAAGCTGGTTAAAGAACTGGCTGAAGACCACCAGCTGTACATGATGGATAAGAAAGGTGACTTTATCCGTGATGCAGAGATTGCTGAAAACCCATGTTTCCTTCTAACTGACCACATCCCTATGCCGAAGAAAAGCTACAATAGCTTGAAGCGTCTGGGAACAGAGAAAATCAGTTTAGGTCCGAACATGCTGTTCGCTTCTCAGTGTGTCGTGTTGATCAACAATGAGCTAGATCTAAGAGGCTTCTAA
- a CDS encoding HlyD family secretion protein, producing MVGIEKRQKVLAMKVKFHLDKKSKPQSDDGVKVAYGQAKRGGYRFRWYLILSLVVSPLLFVAYFLLKTNFLVIAPAIVTSYPVTLTAKVAGIVGPIPIDDGTQVERAQTAIQLTNLEIEAQIEFIHAELLGLKVNLPSDMEALYLNGIAETRRNLSKVQQIQKRYEEYRKKGQVSDVDYASIVGMGNSLNNQLNQQKLDYQSAKLAEEERELAGPVSQARRSLMKDLALKRVREQELSIKSPYAGRVVDIHVVEGQRVFEGDELVTIAKNTAPHIVAYLDPKYLEDAVEGANALVKFPNGSSFEAEVSDSVEVVSKLPSQLVSPFEGQPAYLKVVLDFITAPPEEYWVEGMTVEARF from the coding sequence TTGGTGGGTATTGAAAAAAGGCAAAAGGTTTTAGCAATGAAAGTAAAATTTCATCTGGATAAAAAAAGTAAACCTCAATCGGATGACGGTGTAAAGGTTGCTTACGGGCAAGCAAAAAGAGGGGGATATCGCTTTCGTTGGTATTTGATCTTGAGCTTGGTAGTAAGCCCCCTTTTATTTGTGGCTTATTTTTTGTTGAAGACAAATTTTCTCGTGATTGCTCCGGCTATTGTTACGTCTTATCCAGTTACTCTGACTGCTAAGGTTGCAGGCATTGTTGGGCCGATTCCCATAGACGACGGAACTCAAGTGGAGCGAGCACAGACTGCAATTCAATTGACGAATTTGGAAATTGAAGCTCAAATTGAGTTTATACATGCGGAGCTGTTAGGGTTAAAAGTCAATTTACCAAGCGATATGGAAGCATTGTACCTAAACGGTATTGCAGAAACACGTCGGAACCTCAGTAAAGTACAGCAAATTCAAAAACGTTATGAAGAATATCGTAAAAAAGGACAAGTATCGGATGTGGATTATGCCAGTATTGTTGGGATGGGTAACTCGCTGAACAACCAGTTGAACCAACAAAAGCTTGATTATCAAAGCGCGAAATTGGCTGAAGAGGAGAGGGAGTTAGCTGGACCAGTTAGTCAGGCTAGACGTTCATTGATGAAAGACTTAGCCCTTAAGCGTGTAAGAGAGCAAGAGTTATCAATAAAGTCTCCTTATGCGGGTCGCGTCGTAGATATACATGTTGTCGAAGGGCAGCGTGTTTTTGAAGGCGATGAGCTAGTGACGATAGCAAAAAATACCGCTCCTCATATCGTGGCTTACCTAGACCCGAAATATTTAGAAGACGCTGTAGAGGGAGCAAATGCGTTAGTAAAGTTTCCTAACGGTAGCTCTTTTGAAGCTGAAGTGTCCGATTCGGTAGAAGTTGTGAGTAAATTACCAAGCCAGTTAGTAAGCCCGTTTGAAGGTCAGCCAGCGTATTTGAAAGTTGTATTGGACTTTATTACAGCACCGCCAGAAGAGTATTGGGTTGAAGGGATGACAGTTGAAGCTCGTTTTTAG
- a CDS encoding diguanylate cyclase, with protein sequence MRDKLKIYCLGTPIVDTENRFDIAQVSDIEQLPELLGGVVFLNTEASVQDDLLSQLHRCRKFWSWKIYVFETSALSVCLSDGVLNQETIEEELLQHSRTLNSVSESTEALDPLIGWLGLEQDRRLVPHRSLTLKSIYSYPLVDLYYPELSSTYRFVLSETKRDTFEYDELINRVRVCSDCASAHLNYIEVCPSCKGIDITERVSLHCFTCGHVAEQGQFKRNHKLECPKCLTQLRHIGVDYDRPLETHSCNVCSHSFSEAETLAVCFSCDAKNDVSQLVVRKIYSLKLGVQGEYIFRHGVKLSAPELTLRGKVDSGYFSNLLDWVNRIAIRHQEEHLLLGLHLPDLAQYVSKNGDAKMFALIEQITERLNGLFRDSDICCQYKSDVLFVFMPKAKMEHINVLREKIEALCLLIEDDDFTLNVFAWSLPDPMVKEDVGAWLESKVGEIYAVE encoded by the coding sequence ATGAGAGATAAATTAAAAATTTACTGTCTTGGGACCCCAATAGTTGATACGGAAAATCGATTTGATATTGCGCAAGTAAGTGATATTGAGCAACTACCAGAGTTGTTAGGTGGTGTGGTTTTTCTAAACACAGAAGCCAGTGTACAAGATGATTTATTAAGTCAACTTCACCGTTGCAGAAAGTTTTGGTCTTGGAAGATTTATGTATTTGAAACTAGCGCATTGTCAGTTTGTTTATCTGATGGAGTTTTAAATCAAGAGACTATCGAGGAAGAACTGCTCCAACATAGTAGAACGTTGAACAGTGTTTCCGAATCGACGGAGGCTTTAGACCCTTTAATTGGATGGTTAGGGTTAGAGCAAGATCGACGACTAGTCCCTCATCGATCCCTGACTCTGAAATCGATATATTCTTACCCTTTAGTCGACTTATATTATCCAGAGTTGAGTTCTACATATCGTTTTGTTTTGTCAGAAACCAAGCGTGATACGTTTGAATATGATGAGTTGATCAATCGAGTCCGTGTATGTTCTGACTGCGCTAGTGCTCATTTGAATTACATCGAAGTGTGCCCTTCATGTAAAGGCATTGATATTACCGAGCGTGTCTCATTACATTGTTTCACCTGTGGTCATGTAGCCGAACAAGGACAATTTAAACGTAACCATAAACTGGAATGCCCTAAATGTTTAACTCAACTTCGTCATATCGGTGTGGATTATGACCGCCCGTTAGAGACTCATTCATGTAACGTTTGTTCTCATTCCTTTTCTGAAGCTGAGACTTTGGCTGTTTGTTTTAGTTGTGATGCCAAGAATGATGTTTCTCAGTTGGTTGTCAGGAAAATCTATTCATTAAAATTAGGTGTGCAGGGCGAGTATATATTTCGTCACGGCGTCAAATTATCTGCTCCAGAGCTGACCCTACGCGGCAAAGTAGACAGCGGGTATTTTTCGAACCTCCTTGATTGGGTCAATCGTATCGCTATCCGTCATCAAGAAGAGCATCTTCTCCTAGGTCTGCATCTCCCTGATTTAGCTCAATATGTATCTAAGAATGGAGATGCGAAAATGTTTGCTTTGATCGAGCAAATTACTGAGCGCCTTAACGGTTTGTTTAGAGACTCAGATATTTGTTGTCAGTACAAAAGTGATGTTCTTTTCGTATTTATGCCTAAAGCTAAGATGGAACATATCAATGTTCTGCGTGAAAAAATAGAAGCCCTTTGTCTACTTATTGAAGACGATGATTTTACATTGAATGTGTTTGCTTGGAGCCTTCCTGACCCCATGGTTAAAGAGGACGTAGGGGCGTGGTTAGAGAGTAAAGTCGGCGAAATTTATGCTGTCGAATAG